From the Cloeon dipterum chromosome 4, ieCloDipt1.1, whole genome shotgun sequence genome, the window atcaatcaaaaatcaaCTATTGTTTTGGCTCTCGAAATCGAACTTTGAAATGCGTGATCTGATCGTGTACACACCCAAGGACCGGACCAGACGATTGGGCCCTTTAACTACTAGAAGAAATTAAGCTCATCTTTTTGATTGGATAACAAGCGCTATCAGGAAGGCTCAAGCTGTCGTTTACTAAAATCGTGATTACAATGCAAaccttttatatatttacttattgttaataaccattaatttaaagttcCGAGTGACTAAaacttgattgaaaaattcattagcATTGCATTGCcgagtaaaaatataacaatattttcaactgtATGCATTAATTAACATTATGTGATTTAGCTAGTTTATTTCTACATCTAAACACCTTTTTGCTTCATATACATACCtagatgaaatttataaactcTTGCACTGTTTGAAATATAGTCCACGATCAAATAGGATTAAAAACGTGCAAAGGACCCAATTTGAAATGGAGGGATTGATTGAAGTGTGGAAACACCCGCCTTTCTTTGTCTTTCAAAGCTGATACTATTAAGCCACGATGATAATCTTCAAGAGTGCCATTCTTTTTGACATGCGACTACTTAACACTATCAATTTTCGACTGATAACGATCTGTATTTAAGTAATTGACGATCGTTTTCAAACACTTTGACCACGATGGTGCGTACAATCGTTGCTCTCTTGGCTTTGCTGGCCCTGGCGCAGGCACGCACCTTTGAAAAGGGTGCACGTGCAggtgatttatttaacaaattatttaatttttattttcactcctTCCGCCTGGaggttttttgcatttaatatttattctgttacatttttattctttcatgGAGTACAAAAAACTGAGCGACGGTGATAAGTTTAGAGGAActtatcttattttaatttcaaagactGTACGTGGTCCATCAACAACGATTTACCAACCACCCAGGCCCTGTACATTGACCCCAACGGCCCTCTGAACATCCATGGCTTCTGGCACCCTCAGAGTGGTGACATCGTCACCGTCCCTGAAGGCGGTCAGGTTCTGTTCGCCTGCCCCGGAGGAACCCTGAACGGCCCAGGCACAGCTGAAGCTCTCCTCACCTGCAGCGGAGGAAGCTCATTTGCTgtaataacatttaaaattattatttaatcttcatgaaattattttcccttatTTGCGTTCAAGGATGAGAATGGAAACACCTACACCTTTGGTTCTCTGTCGTGCTCTCGCGATCCATTCCACACTGCCAGGAAGGTCAACGGTGCTTCCTGCGAGATCACCGGTGAATACTCGCTGATTGAAATCGGCTTCGAGCTGTCAACTGGTGTGTTCTACCCTATCATCGAAATCTGCTTCAACGACGCCACCGCGGACTCGCTCTACTCCAAGTACACCCAGACCCCAGCCATCGGTGGTTACCAGTCTGGCTACCCCAGGCCCGGCTTCGTTCAGGGTGAATTCTACCCTGGAATCGTTGACGTCGACTACCAGTACTCCAGGGACGGACAGACTGACGCCGTCGCACAGGCCGTTGGCTCCGCTTCCCTCGCGGGACAGTACATCCAGAGCTCTGGTTAAATTcgcttattaattttcttgaaagaaATCAAACTGGTAATTCGATCTTTAAAGGCGACTACTTCCTGTCTCGCGGCCACATGACCGCCAAGGCTGACTTCGTCTACGGTGCCCACCACAGGGCAACCTTCTGGTTCCTGAACGTTGCTCCTCAGTGGCAGACCGTCAACGGCGGCAACTGGAATAACCTGGAGATGAGCACTCGCTCGTTCGCAGACACACACCCCAACGATCTAACCGTCTACACCGGTACCCACGGCGTCACCACGCTTGCCGACGTGAATGGCAACGAAGTGCCCATCTACATCGCCTACGACGCCAACGGTAACGGCCTCCTCAGGGTGCCCGCCTTCTACTGGCGTGTCGTCTACGACGAGACCACCCAGCAGGGCGTCGCCTTCGTCGGCCTTAACAACCCGTACATCGACAGTCCCGGCAGCGACTTCTACCTCTGCCCTGACGTGTGCAGCCAGATCTCTTGGGTCAATTGGCAGCCAACCAACCAGGTCTTGGGATACGCTTACTGCTGCGAAGTCAGCGCTCTCGCCGAATTCGTGGAGGAGATTCCTTCCCTCACCGTCTCCGGTCTCCTCACGTAGATTCTCCAATTTTTGCTCAGTTTGTCATCATCAATTCATATATTCAAGGAATAAACGAatcaaaaatatgttatttggCTCCTGAATAAAAACCTAAGCCCTTTTTGACATGATATGGTAGTTTAGAacctttgttttttttttgtcaaaattgcattaaaatttgctaaaaattgcaattaaacaTATTATTGACAATATAAGCTCA encodes:
- the LOC135943982 gene encoding uncharacterized protein LOC135943982, which codes for MVRTIVALLALLALAQARTFEKGARADCTWSINNDLPTTQALYIDPNGPLNIHGFWHPQSGDIVTVPEGGQVLFACPGGTLNGPGTAEALLTCSGGSSFADENGNTYTFGSLSCSRDPFHTARKVNGASCEITGEYSLIEIGFELSTGVFYPIIEICFNDATADSLYSKYTQTPAIGGYQSGYPRPGFVQGEFYPGIVDVDYQYSRDGQTDAVAQAVGSASLAGQYIQSSGDYFLSRGHMTAKADFVYGAHHRATFWFLNVAPQWQTVNGGNWNNLEMSTRSFADTHPNDLTVYTGTHGVTTLADVNGNEVPIYIAYDANGNGLLRVPAFYWRVVYDETTQQGVAFVGLNNPYIDSPGSDFYLCPDVCSQISWVNWQPTNQVLGYAYCCEVSALAEFVEEIPSLTVSGLLT